Proteins encoded within one genomic window of Paroedura picta isolate Pp20150507F chromosome 17, Ppicta_v3.0, whole genome shotgun sequence:
- the FAHD1 gene encoding LOW QUALITY PROTEIN: oxaloacetate tautomerase FAHD1, mitochondrial (The sequence of the model RefSeq protein was modified relative to this genomic sequence to represent the inferred CDS: deleted 1 base in 1 codon): MASSKPLARFWEWGKTIVCVGRNYAEHAREMRAAIPTEPVFFLKPSSAYLREGSPIVRPAYCRDLHHEVELGVVIGKTAQGVSEEAAMEHVAGYALCLDMTARDTQEECKQKGLPWTRAKGFRTSCPVSDFVPKERVPDPHRLKLWLKVNGELRQEGDTSGMIFSVPAIISYLSRILTLQEGDLILTGTPKGVAAVQGGDEIEAGVQGVLSMRFRVEEEQK; the protein is encoded by the exons atggccTCTTCCAAGCCGCTGGCCCGCTTCTGGGAGTGGGGCAAGACCATCGTCTGCGTGGGGCGGAATTACGCGGAGCACGCCCGAGAGATGCGGGCGGCCATCCCCACCGAGCCCGTCTTCTTCCTGAAGCCCTCCTCCGCCTACCTGCGGGAGGGCTCCCCCATCGTCCGGCCCGCCTACTGCCGGGATCTGCACCACGAGGTGGAGCTG GGGGTGGTGATCGGGAAGACGGCCCAGGGGGTCTCCGAGGAGGCGGCCATGGAGCACGTGGCGGGCTACGCCCTCTGCCTGGACATGACGGCCAGGGACACCCAGGAGGAGTGCAAGCAGAAGGGGCTCCCCTGGACGAGGGCCAAAGGCTTCCGCACCTCGTGCCCCGTCAGCGACTTCGTGCCCAAGGAGAGGGTCCCGGACCCCCACCGCCTGAAGCTCTGGCTGAAGGTGAACGGGGAGCTGCGGCAGGAGGGGGACACCTCCGGCATGATCTTCTCCGTCCCCGCCATCATCAGCTACCTCAGCCGCATCCTCACCCTGCAGGAAGGGGACCTCATCTTGACGGGGACGCCCAAGGGGGTGGCTGCCGTGCAGGGGGGCGACGAGATCGAAGCCGGAGTCCAGGGGGTGCTGAGCATGCGCTTCAGagtggaggaagagcagaagtGA